Proteins encoded by one window of Odocoileus virginianus isolate 20LAN1187 ecotype Illinois unplaced genomic scaffold, Ovbor_1.2 Unplaced_Contig_27, whole genome shotgun sequence:
- the LOC110150659 gene encoding cyclin-dependent kinases regulatory subunit 2 — protein MAHKQIYYSDKYFDEHYEYRHVMLPRELSKQVPKTHLMSEEEWRRLGVQQSLGWVHYMIHEPEPHILLFRRPLPKDQQK, from the coding sequence ATGGCCCATAAGCAGATCTACTACTCGGACAAGTACTTCGATGAACACTACGAATACCGACATGTCATGTTACCCAGAGAACTTTCCAAACAAGTACCCAAAACCCATCTGATGTCTGAAGAGGAGTGGAGGAGACTTGGTGTCCAACAGAGTCTAGGCTGGGTTCATTACATGATTCATGAACCAGAACCACACATCCTTCTCTTTAGACGGCCTCTTCCAAAAGATCAACAAAAATGA